TTagaggaaagaatattttaatgtagTTACTGTGAGCATTCAAGAGCACTGCTTTGGTTATTATACttcataagaaaaggaagaaggccaGGGAATATTTACAttccagtgagccaggagtgacGTGAATGAAGACCACTGTACAGATACTGAAGCAAAGGCATTATTAAGTCTGTTCATGCTATGTTCCTTAGTATTTTAAATTCAAGTTATTTCCCTTAATGTTTAACTAcaaaaatgtctttgtttaatctctttgttaaactctttatttcttagagaaattgactatttatatttaatagtcACTGAAAAGTTGAGTAGAGTCTCTGCTTATGGGCTGGTTTGACAGTGGGTGGGCTTCCATATGCAAGGTGACTGGGCACCAAGCTGGCATTCTACCATCAGATATTAGTATCTAGAGGTTTTTCCTCTGTGGCTATTTAGTTACAGtctttcagtcttctgcataggCAATATGTTCCTGGCTTCTGGCAGTCTGAGAGCAGGATGAGGAAAGGAGCTACGTTCTCAAATTGAATATGCATTCACTCAGTTCCCCCGTTTTCAGCCTTGCACTGATATTTTCGAGTTTGGTGCTTGTCAGGTTCAGTTGTGCCACAGAGTTGGGCTACTGAAATGGAGATAGGTGCTTTCATATGATTGTTCAGAGAGGAGGAGAACTAGGTGTGGAGTGGGGTTCCAGTGTCTCCGATTTTCAGTCAGTTTTCCAGTTTTCAGCTCTACCTATACTCTCTGTGGTAACTGGCATCCAGAGATTCTCTGGGGATCTACAGGATTGTTTCAGTTTCTTCCAAGCATATTTCCTTGGAAGTATTGAGAATAAATTGTTCTCTGTTCTGCTTTCTTAAGTCAGTTACCACAAcaccatttgcttttttttttttttttgccttaaaacattaaaaaacatcctggctaaccaggtgaaaccccatctttactaaaaatacaaaaaaaaaaaaaattagctgggtgtggtggcgggtgcctgtagtcccagctactctggaggctgaggcaggagaatggtgtgaaactgggaggcggagcttgcagtgagctgagattgtgccactgcactacagcctgggcaacagagcgagactccgtctcaaaaaaaaataaataaaatgaattaaaatttttttaaatctactaaTGTGTCTTTCATTTATACCTCTTGTCTTTTTGGTTTAtatactttgtttaaaaaaatcccttTACTGTCATTTCAGTGTGATTTTGGGGATGTGGACTGTGGTCAGTCTGCATTTTTAACCAGAAATTTAGAAGCCTTTTATTTGCTCACCATTTTCGTttcagtatctggcacatagtaggttcttAAACAGATATTTGatgaaatattaaatgaattGTTAGAAGTTTTTATAGTTGTGGGAGGCTTTTATGGTAGAACAATGTTATGACTATGCAAATATAACAAGTTAAAAGGCATCTTTTAAATTATGGTTTTACTTTGGTTtcattccattttttgtttttgttccttaaCATGGTCAAGGAAATGAAATACTTTGAACAGTGTAGTAGTGCAGGATGGATATATGTTAGTTGACTTGGTCAAACACAATTTTAGCTGTCACATTAGGCTTAAGATACACAATtgtctatttataatttttctaggGAAATTACCTCTACCTCTATAAAGGTAGACTTGTATTGAGATTAATTTATAATTACGCACAACCTTTAGtcttaattatatgtatatttagggTACTTCTTTAGAGGCTGATGGTGATTATGGTGTAAAATCTTCCAACTACCACTGCTGTCTTTCCACTGGCCCCTTTGTGGTTAATAAAGTTCAAGAGCAGCTGGCTTAGTGTGGCATCATATCCAGGTATGTTTTGTATTACAAAGTGAATATGTGAGGATAGATAAAATCTAGTAAGGGCAAAGAAATTAAACTGTAGAAGTGAAAGTAAGTAGTAAAGTTGATATTTTGAAGGAGTAGATCAGGattcttcttttttataaagGCAGCCCTGGACAAAAAAAATGGGATTGTAGAGCTATAGGTATGGTAGAGAGTCCCTGATTTGGCTACATTGCTGGATCTTGGATCTTAAAAATGTGATATTCCTGCCCATCATACACtggtaagtgaatgaatgaaattttgaCAATGACCCTTAAAATCAAtgactaggctgggtgcagtgactgatggctgtaatcccagcactttgggaggctgaggcaagtggatcgcctgaggtcgggagttcgagaacagcctgaccaacatggagaacccccatctctactaaaaatacaaagttagctgggcgtagtggcacatacctgtaatcccagctactggggaggctgaggcaggagaatcgcttgaatgtgggaggcggaggttatggtgagccgagatcgtaccgttgcactccagcctgggcaacaagagtgaaactctgtttaaaaaaaaaaaaaaaaaaaaaaaaaaaaaaaaaaaaaaaattcaatgactGATTCTAAGTCAAAATAATGAGTAAACTACAATTTGTTTTAAACTGCTGTACATTTATGTTTCCCCAGTCTTTTAAGAGCTTATTAAAGGAATCTAGCCAGAAATTCAGAGACTTCTTTCTAACTATAAAGAGGTTACCTCTCCAGTAAAGACCTACATAAGGAAAAACCCATACCACAAAATGTGTAAGACAGCAGATTAAGAAAGTCCCTTACAGAAAACTCTAGAGCTACAGAAATCTGGTTAAGAAATTGGGGGTTAGGATAAGAGAAATGTGATAAGAAACTCTTTGGAGCAAGCTAACTAAATATCTTTGTAAGTTTTCTGGAGTAGATTCTTCAtacctgaattttttttagtCATCTCTCCTTTAACATCTCTAACTTTGTTATTTGGTTGACACATTCTGATCAAGTTGCTAGCACAAAATAAGACTGGTTATTTAgggagaagaaaatagagaagatagatgtatacatatcagaaaagaaaggatgaaagTCAGTGGACTTGGGAGAGAAGAGAGACTATGAGAAACAAAGAGAGctttagtaaaataaaacttCTGAAAATATTACCAAGACTTCTTACTTAgaatttttcttctcctcttgagTAAATTCTCCAGTATGCTTGGTGGTAGAACTTctggaaagaaattaaaaatgaatgagtttttaattcaaaaactaaaaatgaaaaaaattggtgAATTAATTGGATAAATACATAGAAAGCAAGCCAATAAAATGTTTCAGATCTTCATTGACAATTACCTAGTACCTACTTAATAAGGATGTTAGAACTAAAAATTGTTATGTGTGAAATAGGAAACCTGCTTTAGGTTTCTTTGTCGTCTGATTTTGTGCTAATGTAAAATTAGAGTAAGAACTTGTACCAAAGaactattaattaaaaaaaatagtgctcTCAGGAGAACCAGGTAATAAAAATCTGTGTTAATAGTGACTATAGAAaagcatgaaaattaaaattaacatttaattaaaattaaaaccactggaaatattttaaaaattaacagtaaaATTATAACTTTTGTCTTTGGGGCAGTAATACGTTTTGAGATTCCTTGCACTTTTGCTTTATATATGAATGTCATGAAATTTCCACCATGGTTGACGAAAGATAAAATAACAGAACAGTATTTTAGTGTTGActacactaaaatatttttaaagggtcaAAAAGCAAAACTGATCCTTCATGATGAAAGGCAGCCCTGGAGTTAAATGTTATTTACAAAtctcatttttcatttactttttgtgttttggttttgttttcaggcAAAAGGACTCTTGTGGAAGATGGAACTCATTGTCCATTTTCCAGAATGTATTTCCAAGCCCATCAATGGAACCTGATACTGCTGTTCTGTGTTGAAATGCTTGAAGAACACCTGCATCTCTGCTTGTATCTTCCATCCTACTGAAACCATGGTCTTCTCGGCAGTGTTGACTGCTTTCCATACCGGGACATCCAACACAACATTTGTAGTGTATGAAAACACCTACATGAATATTACACTCCCTCCACCATTCCAGCATCCTGACATCAGTCCATTGCTTAGATATAGTTTTGAAACCATGGCTCCCACTGGTTTGAGTTCCTTGACAGTGAATAGTACAGCTGTGCCCGCAACACCAGCAGCATTTAAGAGCCTAAACTTGCCTCTTCAGATTACCCTTTCTGCTATAATGATATTCATTCTGTTTGTGTCTTTTCTTGGGAACTTGGTTGTTTGCCTCATGGTTTACCAAAAAGCTGCCATGCGATCTGCAATTAACATCCTCCTTGCCAGCCTGGCTTTTGCAGACATGTTGCTTGCAGTGCTGAACATGCCCTTTGCCCTGGTAACTATCCTTACTACCCGATGGATTTTTGGAAAATTCTTCTGTAGGGTATCTGCTATGTTTTTCTGGTTATTTGTGATAGAAGGAGTAGCCATCCTGCTCATCATTAGCATAGATAGGTTCCTTATTATAGTCCAGAGGCAGGATAAGCTAAACCCATATAGAGCTAAGGTTCTGATTGCAGTTTCTTGGACAACTTCCTTTTGTGTAGCTTTTCCTTTAGCCGTAGGAAACCCTGACCTGCAGATACCTTCCCGAGCTCCCCAGTGTGTGTTTGGGTACACAACCAATCCAGGCTACCAGGCTTATGTGATTTtgatttctctcatttctttcttcataCCCTTCCTGGTAATATTGTATTCATTTATGGGCATACTCAACACCCTTCGGCACAATGCCTTGAGGATCCATAGCTACCCTGAAGGTATATGCCTCAGACAGGCCAGCAAACTGGGTCTCATGAGTCTACAGAGACCTTTCCAGATGAACATTGACATGGGCTTTAAAACGCGTGCCTTCACCACTATTTTGATTCTCTTTGCTGTCTTCATTGTCTGCTGGGCCCCGTTCACCACTTACAGCCTTGTGGCAACATTCAGTAAGCACTTTTACTATCAGCACAACTTTTTTGAGATTAGCACCTGGCTACTGTGGCTCTGCTACCTCAAGTCTGCATTGAATCCACTGATCTACTACTGGAGGATTAAGAAATTCCATGATGCTTGCCTGGACATGATGCCTAAGTCCTTCAAGTTTTTGCCGCAGCTCCCTGGTCATACAAGGCGACGGATACGTCCCAGTGCGGTCTATGTGTGTGGGGAACATCGGACGGTGGTGTGAATATTGGAACTGACTGACATTTTGGGTGATGCTTGTTCTTTATTGACATTGAAGTTTCTTTCTCATAGCCTCTCCACttatactttattgttttttatagactttgtgtatgtatgtgtgtgagcagTGTAAAGAAAGAATGGTAATTATGGTTCTGTTACCAGGAATAAACAATAGGAAAGTGATTACAAATATTACCTCCAGGGTTCAATAGAAATCCTCAATTTAGGGTGAGGAGatgttttttttagtttttgggtttttccttgattgattttgttttcatagtAGGAATCAGGATTGTGCTTTATTGAGCCTGCAGTTATATTGAATTGTAGGCATTTTATGTGCTGCTAAGGTATGCTTAGTTGAGTttatcaagacttttttttttctggaagacaCTGCTGCTTTTTACCATCGCATTGGAGCCAAACATCTCAATCAAtatgtatttagttttattttaaaaactaacccAAGAAGGTTAGTGACATTTTAAAGGTCATTACTATTTACTTTGGTGCACTTTAAGAGACAATGTACAAATTAATTCAGtcttatttttcagaattgtttttataCATGATATGTGCTTTAGGAAACGTGCATTATCATTTATGGgaagatagttttaaaaaatgttttatctgcATGTACAGTTGTAAAAGAGAGaacataaaatgtagaaatttttCTAAGCACAATAGCAACTCTTCAGAGCAATAGCACAAAATCAAGGAGACAGCATCCTTGCAAATTTAAAAGGTGAATGTAGTGAGGGGGATGGCAGGTGGCTGGTGCAGGCTGTGGTGATTCCTTTTACTCAAGGGTTTTTGTGGAGTATAGGGAGAAGGGGTTGATATTTATGGACCTACGTTTCCGGCACTGcatcattttatcctcacaggATGCTGTGATGTAGgtattattgttttcattcttaGAGGTGAAGAAAGCAGGTCTCAGAGGGACTAAAATCCTGCCCAAGGTTAATGGTAGAGCTGGGATCCAAAAATCTGTCAGAATCCTGAGGCTGTGCTGTTCCAGTGTGCCACACAGACAGTTCATTCAGTTTAGATGTCTCATAGTCAAGAGGGAACTCTATGCATCCTTTAATGTTTTAGActataacattctttttaaaaattagcctttaTTTTCTTACTACCGAAAGAACTATCAAGGCATTACAGAAACactggaaaatagaaaagaaaaaataaaatcacttataaccactttttgctttttggagacagagtctcgctttgccacccaggctggagtgcagtggtgtgatcatggctcattgtagcctcaaccttgcaggctcaggtaatcctcctgtctcagcctcctgaatagctggaaccacacacacacacacacacgtgtgtgccaccacacccagctaattttttgtattttcttttgtaaagacaaggtgtcaccatgttacccaggctggtctcagactcctgagctcaaacgatctgcctgccttggcctcccaaaatgttgggattacaggcgtgagccaccacacctgatttaCAACCACTGTTTAATGTGAGACTTAAAAATCTTAGATAAATAAGGCTATGAAGGAAAtccagtgatttttttgttttgtttttgatttgcaaaACAAGTGACTAACAATTATTGAGAAATTAAAGAGCTGTGTGTAGGTCTTGAGCCTGTGGGTATGGGGGTTTCTAGTTGTCCACCTGTGTTAGTTCTAAGTGTTCTGGGCAAAACAGTATTGTTGCCCCAATGCTTGTCCTAGCAGAGCTGGAGTTTGTGAATGTACTCAGATGTGTGTCTCCTACAAAGAAGGGAAAATGAACCCTGGTCTGAGCCTAGAACAAGTTTTAATAGGGCATGTCtgacatttcaaattatttttctcttgctgacaGTCTGCTCCTAGGTGCATCTAGGACCTTGGTCAGCTTCTCTGTTACCAGTGGCTCACTTTATAAAACAGCCCACAGGGATAAGGGCTGAAAGTATAGGGCTACATCGTTGATTAATTAAGTTAACTGTGGACTTATAGCATCTTTTCAGGATGTTAGTGCTTTGTGAGCCAGTGGAAAAAATAagcttctatttcttcatttgtaaaaccaGAGAGTTGGATTAGATGAATCTCTAATGTCCTGTCCAACTCAAATGTGCTTTCCTCCATACTAGGGTATAGATTTTTGAAGAGCCAAGCTGACTTCAGCATCACCTCACTCTTTGGTCTCTAGTATTACTTCTTTACATTTTACTTCATTAGCTATTTCTTAATATTAAATATCTGAAGAGCTTGTGGCACTGTATCCGGAGTTTAGGGCATTGAAAGGTTGATGACATCATGAAAGACCTGGGAAACCCTGCTGTTAAGGAAATTGTACCGGTGTTGGAACTCATTGTCCGGTTAAAGAGCTCTTTGGGGACTCAAGCATATTATTCAACATGTTTTTGGGATTATCTTCAAATGATAGTCACCtacctctttcatttctaatttttattcacaagtaaaattgtttttgtcCATAGGGATTTTATAGGACATAAGCACTGTAGTAGATACTAGTAGCATGTtgtattttgctttccattttcaatATAAACTAGATTTCAAGCAGATATCGATAAGGACTTTTTTTTATTAGACTTTCTCTGAGGAAAGTCAGCATGATCTGTATTCATCTTACATATTGGTAGGTCATGAAGACTCCTTTTTGGCTGGAGTTGAAACtgagctttgttttctttgttcctgTTTTATGGGCAGTCTTTAGGTACTTTCATGCTACTTAATAGGCAGTGCCTCATTTGGTGAGAGTTCTGGAGTGCCTGCCGAGACGCTCCCTGTTTGTGAACAAAGATTATGAAGGGGTCTTTGTGAGAATTCAGCAACAACACTGAACAGCAGTTTTTTTTACACTGGATTATCTTGATCTGATGAGAGTTTACAAatcattttgaacatttttattatgtatacattttgaaagctttaaaaataagtacTACGGAGCACCTTTGAGAAATGTAGGAGCAAAATCATTTGTTGCCTATTCCCCCGTATTTTCTTGAGGCAGGGAAAGATACCACTACTAATTCTCAGTGCTGACAGGCATAATCCgaaatggttttttgtttgcctGTTCTTCCTTCTGGCTAGTAAGAAGCATGACCACAAACGAAATATTTGTGGTCAAAAGAAAGATGCAAGAGAAATTCCAAGTAGTATGAAGTAAtgttatttaaacttttaatacGTGTTTAAGCATTCCCAAGGGAGCTTGTTAGCAGTACAGATTCTTGGGCCCCCAGAGGGTCTgtggttgagcccaggaatgtgcatttttattttattgagcacTCTGCCTGACTGGCTCAGGTAGTCCCTGGGAAACACTTCAGGAAACATTCCTGTAgaaaatatatctattaaatattgtCTGGTTTATCCCACAATGTTTGTTTTGCGTTGCAAGCCGTTATCTTCTAGGCATGGGTAATCCACATTGAGAGGAAAATCCACACAACATTGTGCCTAATTTGCTGCCACCTGTGTTTGTGCTGGATCTTGCCAGTgttagctttattttctttcaac
This is a stretch of genomic DNA from Rhinopithecus roxellana isolate Shanxi Qingling chromosome 4, ASM756505v1, whole genome shotgun sequence. It encodes these proteins:
- the GPR63 gene encoding probable G-protein coupled receptor 63, with protein sequence MVFSAVLTAFHTGTSNTTFVVYENTYMNITLPPPFQHPDISPLLRYSFETMAPTGLSSLTVNSTAVPATPAAFKSLNLPLQITLSAIMIFILFVSFLGNLVVCLMVYQKAAMRSAINILLASLAFADMLLAVLNMPFALVTILTTRWIFGKFFCRVSAMFFWLFVIEGVAILLIISIDRFLIIVQRQDKLNPYRAKVLIAVSWTTSFCVAFPLAVGNPDLQIPSRAPQCVFGYTTNPGYQAYVILISLISFFIPFLVILYSFMGILNTLRHNALRIHSYPEGICLRQASKLGLMSLQRPFQMNIDMGFKTRAFTTILILFAVFIVCWAPFTTYSLVATFSKHFYYQHNFFEISTWLLWLCYLKSALNPLIYYWRIKKFHDACLDMMPKSFKFLPQLPGHTRRRIRPSAVYVCGEHRTVV